A region from the Branchiostoma lanceolatum isolate klBraLanc5 chromosome 2, klBraLanc5.hap2, whole genome shotgun sequence genome encodes:
- the LOC136428144 gene encoding centrosome and spindle pole-associated protein 1-like isoform X8 has product MSDDIEKFIEQQKQKITAERQELGIPADPDISPSHGVNNGPSKENIPPTQGSKRDSGGPVEFGGLKLGGYEDHRKKLQEERKREYNQLLNEQKKFRSTGVNSRIQEIEHAKSLPRSSSEPQGLNNDQGSRTYPQRRRDTSPLGKETYDDILKRKREEEDRYRRLDDPEMITDRRRDDRLRDHPLRASRSDGFLNEPDDRRHRSESGWLKGLGHDRLKCELCQRRARLSGEWDQDYDRKVNRLDDDYGSRHVRFRDRDDYVDEDRRDWSRSRAGRRRDLNSAEGERPSREKDDKDRAHSAPPEDGFVIEKAQQSTFFTGNQERASAVRRKKDAYRQDLMRQMADNERARKKEKSRDMRINASGENDPEKLTSVPEEEPGRIRDLPPTNRQPNRQRGRDTSPYRPYHTLDDEPEGRDRRQDRQRTPPYRPQQAFATPPPQPQRGLGPQPMGYMQPGVVPANPYFMGAPMIPVAAPLGPYRTPYDDAYYYYGMRHPLDPNIGGAGGPVPPTGGPVPPLTTLANGRSDSLPVPSINIPNVSPRGPEFTREDAARKRTESRIQDMVADDDTRKSQEAIEKQRQYQEDLKEQMRLRDLKKQKERDEKERIRGRDGRYDRKLEAEAQNYNPWGKGGGGAPLRNSDGRVVADLRKMHIQNEEDQLSPRNEYSDKPVVNLEVNMASLTEPPRQPPIKESQALNMYTYKSPFARKNKVFEDEDNEQKNQRDEYQSELQRQVEEKKRRQEEEKRKQKEEEDREERRLAEQRERMQQEYEAEQRKQRDKEEEVKRKNEELKQLAEERRQEVERKKREEDEKHDQERRRQLDEEDRRRREEQQRQRVSSPPIPTLRKNEEEIHQPPPDSYRERPPPSPPVPAVRTRERAPAYQGPAKELLSPTPSTPAYLERVRELIIPPDVFNNDTDSEVGTVTPSVNSRESSGIKGRLDNGRSRVVDGNPHDVIDQLSAMRAQLQSEQRRVQSQLDHAKFDSVPAPKPQPPPPRRELTGVDIFDMARNRSRVAVRRPVQTADTSADPRNLEDFNDLKHRKNTVSRQEFRSRYPDDPYTARGLEAQQYAMLQQQEEKLGKLRQGGLASEMPNMGPRDLGLQRGDDLSRKSLLDSESAFIDTNGIQSNSDLNGEATFPPDMVDERKGPTARERRRQQRKSPSPHLLEKDELSLGGDSYLEAQPGPSGTQPGNFGSLTSLDVDRVAAKNEERLRRLKTLQGDDQSIGDPDDILQRFMNQQKHNRPSSTTTLDTEAWLRPGTGNTSLLSKT; this is encoded by the exons AATGACCAGGGCAGCCGCACGTATCCTCAGCGCCGGCGAGACACCAGCCCGCTGGGAAAGGAAACATATGATGACATCTTGAAACGGAAGCGGGAAGAAGAGGACAGATATCGTCGCTTGGATGATCCAGAGATGATCACAGACAGAAGAAG GGATGACAGACTTCGCGACCATCCCCTCAGAGCATCGAGAAGTGATGGCTTCCTGAACGAACCAGATGATCGTCGG CACAGATCAGAGTCAGGTTGGCTCAAAGGGCTAGGCCATGACAGGCTGAAGTGTGAGTTGTGTCAGCGCAGAGCCAGGCTTAGTGGAGAATGGGACCAG GATTACGACCGGAAGGTGAATCGTCTGGATGATGACTACGGTAGCAGGCACGTCCgtttcagggacagggatgaTTATGTAGATGAGGACAGACGTGACTGG AGTCGTAGCAGGGCAGGGAGGAGAAGAGACCTCAACTCAGCTGAAGGAGAGAG ACCATCAAGAGAAAAGGATGACAAGGACCGTGCCCACTCTGCGCCTCCTGAAGATGGCTTTGTCATTG AAAAAGCCCAACAATCTACATTCTTCACAGGGAATCAGGAGCGAGCGAGCGCTGTGCGCCGAAAGAAGGACGCTTACCGACAAGATCTCATGCGGCAAATGGCTGACAATGAAAGGGCTAGGAAAAA AGAGAAGAGTAGAGACATGAGGATTAATGCCAGTGGAGAGAATGACCCAGAGAAATTG ACAAGTGTTCCTGAGGAGGAG CCTGGTAGGATCCGGGATCTTCCACCCACTAACCGCCAACCCAACCGACAGAGAGGGCGGGACACTTCCCCGTATCGGCCGTACCACACCCTGGACGATGAACCTGAAGGTCGAGACAGGCGACAAGACAGACAGAGGACTCCTCCTTACAGACCTCAGCAGGCATTTGCCACACCACCACCTCAGCCACAGAGAG GCCTTGGTCCCCAGCCCATGGGGTATATGCAGCCAGGAGTAGTGCCTGCCAACCCCTACTTCATGGGAGCTCCCATGATTCCAGTGGCAGCCCCTCTTGGTCCGTACCGTACACCGTACGACGATGCCTACTACTACTATGGCATGAGACACCCGCTGGATCCTAACATAGGGGGCGCAG GTGGTCCAGTTCCTCCCACAGGTGGCCCAGTCCCTCCCCTGACTACCCTGGCAAATGGCCGTTCTGACTCTCTCCCTGTCCCATCCATCAATATACCAAACGTGTCACCACGGGGACCAGAGTTTACCAGGGAGGA TGCTGCAAGAAAGCGTACAGAGAGTCGTATTCAAGACATGGTTGCCGATGATGATACCAGGAAAAGCCAGGAGGCCATAGAAAAGCAGCGGCAGTATCAAGAAGACCTGAAGGAACAG ATGAGGCTGAGAGACCTcaagaaacagaaagaaagGGATGAGAAAGAGAG GATCAGGGGTAGAGATGGAAG ATATGACCGGAAGTTGGAAGCAGAAGCCCAGAACTATAACCCCTGGGGTAAGGGTGGCGGGGGGGCACCGCTCAGGAACAGTGATGGGAGGGTCGTAG CGGACCTGCGAAAGATGCACATTCAGAACGAGGAAGACCAGCTCAGTCCACGGAACGAGTACTCCGACAAACCGGTGGTCAATCTGGAGGTCAACATGGCCAGTCTGACTGAGCCACCCAGACAACCACCCATCAAGGAGTCACAAG CCCtcaacatgtacacatacaagtCACCGTTTGCCCGCAAGAACAAGGTGTTTGAAGATGAAGACAACGAACAGAAAAATCAGAGGGATGAGTACCAATCAGAACTTCAGAGACAG GTTGAAGAGAAGAAGCGTAGGCAGGAAGAAGAGAAGAGGAAGCAGAAGGAAGAAGAGGATAGGGAAGAGCGCCGCTTAGCTGAACAGCGGGAGAGGATGCAGCAGGAATATGAGGCAGAACAGAGGAAACAGAGAGACAAAGAGGAAGAG GTGAAGAGAAAGAATGAGGAGTTGAAGCAGCTGGCGGAGGAGAGAAGACAGGAGGTTGAGAGGAAGAAGAGGGAGGAGGATGAGAAACACGACCAGGAGAGAAGACGACAGCTGGATGAGGaggacaggaggaggagggaggagCAACAG AGACAACGAGTGTCATCTCCACCCATCCCTACTCTGAGGAAGAATGAAGAAGAAATCCACCAGCCACCACCAGACTCCTACAGG GAgagaccgcccccctccccacctgtacCCGCTGTCAGAACCAGGGAGAGAGCACCAG CTTACCAAGGACCAGCCAAGGAGCTTCTGTCCCCAACACCTTCCACTCCTG CCTACCTGGAGCGAGTCCGTGAGCTCATTATTCCTCCAGATGTATTCAACAATGATACTGATTCTGAAGTTGGAACGGTGACTCCGTCAGTCAATTCCAGGGAATCTTCTGGTATAAAAGGGAGACTGGATAATGGAAGGAGTCGTGTTGTGGACG GAAACCCTCATGATGTGATTGACCAGCTATCTGCCATGAGAGCCCAGCTTCAGAGTGAGCAGAGGAGGGTACAGAGTCAACTGGACCATGCTAAG TTTGACAGTGTGCCAGCACCCAAACCACAGCCACCACCACC ACGTCGAGAGCTTACAGGTGTGGATATCTTTGACATGGCGCGGAACCGAAGCCGTGTTGCTGTCCGTAGGCCGGTCCAGACAGCAGACACCTCCGCTGATCCAAGGAACCTGGAAGACTTCAACGATCTCAAGCACAGAA AAAACACGGTATCCCGACAGGAGTTTCGATCCCGGTACCCCGATGACCCGTACACGGCCCGTGGCCTGGAGGCACAACAGTACGCCATGCTACAGCAACAAGAGGAGAAACTGGGTAAACTCAGGCAGG gTGGACTAGCCAGTGAGATGCCCAACATGGGTCCCCGTGACTTGGGTCTGCAGAGGGGGGATGATCTCAGCAGGAAGTCTTTATTGGACTCTGAGAGTGCCTTCATAG ATACCAATGGAATCCAATCAAATTCAGATCTGAATGGAGAGGCGACCTTCCCACCTGACATGGTAGATGAACGGAAGGGTCCAACTGCCAGGGAGAGGAGGAGGCAACAGCGCAAGTCACCCTCCCCACATCTG TTGGAGAAAGATGAGCTGAGTTTGGGAGGAGACTCCTACCTGGAGGCACAGCCAGGCCCGTCAGGCACCCAACCTGGCAACTTTGGCTCCCTAACCAGCCTGGATGTCGACAGGGTTGCAGCCAAAAATGAGGAAAGACTACGGAGGCTAAAGACCTTACAAG GTGATGACCAGTCTATTGGTGACCCAGACGACATCCTGCAGAGGTTCATGAATCAGCAGAAGCACAACCGGCCGTCCTCCACCACCACACTGGACACAGAGGCCTGGCTCAGGCCTGGCACTGGGAACACATCACTGCTGTCCAAAACATAA
- the LOC136428144 gene encoding centrosome and spindle pole associated protein 1-like isoform X10 encodes MSDDIEKFIEQQKQKITAERQELGIPADPDISPSHGVNNGPSKENIPPTQGSKRDSGGPVEFGGLKLGGYEDHRKKLQEERKREYNQLLNEQKKFRSTGVNSRIQEIEHAKSLPRSSSEPQGLNNDQGSRTYPQRRRDTSPLGKETYDDILKRKREEEDRYRRLDDPEMITDRRRDDRLRDHPLRASRSDGFLNEPDDRRHRSESGWLKGLGHDRLKCELCQRRARLSGEWDQDYDRKVNRLDDDYGSRHVRFRDRDDYVDEDRRDWSRSRAGRRRDLNSAEGERPSREKDDKDRAHSAPPEDGFVIEKAQQSTFFTGNQERASAVRRKKDAYRQDLMRQMADNERARKKEKSRDMRINASGENDPEKLTSVPEEEPGRIRDLPPTNRQPNRQRGRDTSPYRPYHTLDDEPEGRDRRQDRQRTPPYRPQQAFATPPPQPQRGLGPQPMGYMQPGVVPANPYFMGAPMIPVAAPLGPYRTPYDDAYYYYGMRHPLDPNIGGAGGPVPPTGGPVPPLTTLANGRSDSLPVPSINIPNVSPRGPEFTREDAARKRTESRIQDMVADDDTRKSQEAIEKQRQYQEDLKEQMRLRDLKKQKERDEKERIRGRDGRYDRKLEAEAQNYNPWGKGGGGAPLRNSDGRVVADLRKMHIQNEEDQLSPRNEYSDKPVVNLEVNMASLTEPPRQPPIKESQDPDAITQFLANHNQNVGNRTQYPGHDGGSGSNNTSEALNMYTYKSPFARKNKVFEDEDNEQKNQRDEYQSELQRQVEEKKRRQEEEKRKQKEEEDREERRLAEQRERMQQEYEAEQRKQRDKEEEVKRKNEELKQLAEERRQEVERKKREEDEKHDQERRRQLDEEDRRRREEQQRQRVSSPPIPTLRKNEEEIHQPPPDSYRERPPPSPPVPAVRTRERAPGNPHDVIDQLSAMRAQLQSEQRRVQSQLDHAKFDSVPAPKPQPPPPRRELTGVDIFDMARNRSRVAVRRPVQTADTSADPRNLEDFNDLKHRKNTVSRQEFRSRYPDDPYTARGLEAQQYAMLQQQEEKLGKLRQGGLASEMPNMGPRDLGLQRGDDLSRKSLLDSESAFIDTNGIQSNSDLNGEATFPPDMVDERKGPTARERRRQQRKSPSPHLLEKDELSLGGDSYLEAQPGPSGTQPGNFGSLTSLDVDRVAAKNEERLRRLKTLQGDDQSIGDPDDILQRFMNQQKHNRPSSTTTLDTEAWLRPGTGNTSLLSKT; translated from the exons AATGACCAGGGCAGCCGCACGTATCCTCAGCGCCGGCGAGACACCAGCCCGCTGGGAAAGGAAACATATGATGACATCTTGAAACGGAAGCGGGAAGAAGAGGACAGATATCGTCGCTTGGATGATCCAGAGATGATCACAGACAGAAGAAG GGATGACAGACTTCGCGACCATCCCCTCAGAGCATCGAGAAGTGATGGCTTCCTGAACGAACCAGATGATCGTCGG CACAGATCAGAGTCAGGTTGGCTCAAAGGGCTAGGCCATGACAGGCTGAAGTGTGAGTTGTGTCAGCGCAGAGCCAGGCTTAGTGGAGAATGGGACCAG GATTACGACCGGAAGGTGAATCGTCTGGATGATGACTACGGTAGCAGGCACGTCCgtttcagggacagggatgaTTATGTAGATGAGGACAGACGTGACTGG AGTCGTAGCAGGGCAGGGAGGAGAAGAGACCTCAACTCAGCTGAAGGAGAGAG ACCATCAAGAGAAAAGGATGACAAGGACCGTGCCCACTCTGCGCCTCCTGAAGATGGCTTTGTCATTG AAAAAGCCCAACAATCTACATTCTTCACAGGGAATCAGGAGCGAGCGAGCGCTGTGCGCCGAAAGAAGGACGCTTACCGACAAGATCTCATGCGGCAAATGGCTGACAATGAAAGGGCTAGGAAAAA AGAGAAGAGTAGAGACATGAGGATTAATGCCAGTGGAGAGAATGACCCAGAGAAATTG ACAAGTGTTCCTGAGGAGGAG CCTGGTAGGATCCGGGATCTTCCACCCACTAACCGCCAACCCAACCGACAGAGAGGGCGGGACACTTCCCCGTATCGGCCGTACCACACCCTGGACGATGAACCTGAAGGTCGAGACAGGCGACAAGACAGACAGAGGACTCCTCCTTACAGACCTCAGCAGGCATTTGCCACACCACCACCTCAGCCACAGAGAG GCCTTGGTCCCCAGCCCATGGGGTATATGCAGCCAGGAGTAGTGCCTGCCAACCCCTACTTCATGGGAGCTCCCATGATTCCAGTGGCAGCCCCTCTTGGTCCGTACCGTACACCGTACGACGATGCCTACTACTACTATGGCATGAGACACCCGCTGGATCCTAACATAGGGGGCGCAG GTGGTCCAGTTCCTCCCACAGGTGGCCCAGTCCCTCCCCTGACTACCCTGGCAAATGGCCGTTCTGACTCTCTCCCTGTCCCATCCATCAATATACCAAACGTGTCACCACGGGGACCAGAGTTTACCAGGGAGGA TGCTGCAAGAAAGCGTACAGAGAGTCGTATTCAAGACATGGTTGCCGATGATGATACCAGGAAAAGCCAGGAGGCCATAGAAAAGCAGCGGCAGTATCAAGAAGACCTGAAGGAACAG ATGAGGCTGAGAGACCTcaagaaacagaaagaaagGGATGAGAAAGAGAG GATCAGGGGTAGAGATGGAAG ATATGACCGGAAGTTGGAAGCAGAAGCCCAGAACTATAACCCCTGGGGTAAGGGTGGCGGGGGGGCACCGCTCAGGAACAGTGATGGGAGGGTCGTAG CGGACCTGCGAAAGATGCACATTCAGAACGAGGAAGACCAGCTCAGTCCACGGAACGAGTACTCCGACAAACCGGTGGTCAATCTGGAGGTCAACATGGCCAGTCTGACTGAGCCACCCAGACAACCACCCATCAAGGAGTCACAAG ACCCCGATGCCATTACCCAGTTCCTGGCCAATCATAATCAGAATGTGGGTAACAGGACTCAGTACCCAGGACATGATGGCGGCAGTGGCAGCAACAATACCTCGGAAG CCCtcaacatgtacacatacaagtCACCGTTTGCCCGCAAGAACAAGGTGTTTGAAGATGAAGACAACGAACAGAAAAATCAGAGGGATGAGTACCAATCAGAACTTCAGAGACAG GTTGAAGAGAAGAAGCGTAGGCAGGAAGAAGAGAAGAGGAAGCAGAAGGAAGAAGAGGATAGGGAAGAGCGCCGCTTAGCTGAACAGCGGGAGAGGATGCAGCAGGAATATGAGGCAGAACAGAGGAAACAGAGAGACAAAGAGGAAGAG GTGAAGAGAAAGAATGAGGAGTTGAAGCAGCTGGCGGAGGAGAGAAGACAGGAGGTTGAGAGGAAGAAGAGGGAGGAGGATGAGAAACACGACCAGGAGAGAAGACGACAGCTGGATGAGGaggacaggaggaggagggaggagCAACAG AGACAACGAGTGTCATCTCCACCCATCCCTACTCTGAGGAAGAATGAAGAAGAAATCCACCAGCCACCACCAGACTCCTACAGG GAgagaccgcccccctccccacctgtacCCGCTGTCAGAACCAGGGAGAGAGCACCAG GAAACCCTCATGATGTGATTGACCAGCTATCTGCCATGAGAGCCCAGCTTCAGAGTGAGCAGAGGAGGGTACAGAGTCAACTGGACCATGCTAAG TTTGACAGTGTGCCAGCACCCAAACCACAGCCACCACCACC ACGTCGAGAGCTTACAGGTGTGGATATCTTTGACATGGCGCGGAACCGAAGCCGTGTTGCTGTCCGTAGGCCGGTCCAGACAGCAGACACCTCCGCTGATCCAAGGAACCTGGAAGACTTCAACGATCTCAAGCACAGAA AAAACACGGTATCCCGACAGGAGTTTCGATCCCGGTACCCCGATGACCCGTACACGGCCCGTGGCCTGGAGGCACAACAGTACGCCATGCTACAGCAACAAGAGGAGAAACTGGGTAAACTCAGGCAGG gTGGACTAGCCAGTGAGATGCCCAACATGGGTCCCCGTGACTTGGGTCTGCAGAGGGGGGATGATCTCAGCAGGAAGTCTTTATTGGACTCTGAGAGTGCCTTCATAG ATACCAATGGAATCCAATCAAATTCAGATCTGAATGGAGAGGCGACCTTCCCACCTGACATGGTAGATGAACGGAAGGGTCCAACTGCCAGGGAGAGGAGGAGGCAACAGCGCAAGTCACCCTCCCCACATCTG TTGGAGAAAGATGAGCTGAGTTTGGGAGGAGACTCCTACCTGGAGGCACAGCCAGGCCCGTCAGGCACCCAACCTGGCAACTTTGGCTCCCTAACCAGCCTGGATGTCGACAGGGTTGCAGCCAAAAATGAGGAAAGACTACGGAGGCTAAAGACCTTACAAG GTGATGACCAGTCTATTGGTGACCCAGACGACATCCTGCAGAGGTTCATGAATCAGCAGAAGCACAACCGGCCGTCCTCCACCACCACACTGGACACAGAGGCCTGGCTCAGGCCTGGCACTGGGAACACATCACTGCTGTCCAAAACATAA
- the LOC136428144 gene encoding centrosome and spindle pole associated protein 1-like isoform X9, translated as MSDDIEKFIEQQKQKITAERQELGIPADPDISPSHGVNNGPSKENIPPTQGSKRDSGGPVEFGGLKLGGYEDHRKKLQEERKREYNQLLNEQKKFRSTGVNSRIQEIEHAKSLPRSSSEPQGLNNDQGSRTYPQRRRDTSPLGKETYDDILKRKREEEDRYRRLDDPEMITDRRRDDRLRDHPLRASRSDGFLNEPDDRRHRSESGWLKGLGHDRLKCELCQRRARLSGEWDQDYDRKVNRLDDDYGSRHVRFRDRDDYVDEDRRDWSRSRAGRRRDLNSAEGERPSREKDDKDRAHSAPPEDGFVIEKAQQSTFFTGNQERASAVRRKKDAYRQDLMRQMADNERARKKEKSRDMRINASGENDPEKLTSVPEEEPGRIRDLPPTNRQPNRQRGRDTSPYRPYHTLDDEPEGRDRRQDRQRTPPYRPQQAFATPPPQPQRGLGPQPMGYMQPGVVPANPYFMGAPMIPVAAPLGPYRTPYDDAYYYYGMRHPLDPNIGGAGGPVPPTGGPVPPLTTLANGRSDSLPVPSINIPNVSPRGPEFTREDAARKRTESRIQDMVADDDTRKSQEAIEKQRQYQEDLKEQMRLRDLKKQKERDEKERIRGRDGRYDRKLEAEAQNYNPWGKGGGGAPLRNSDGRVVADLRKMHIQNEEDQLSPRNEYSDKPVVNLEVNMASLTEPPRQPPIKESQDPDAITQFLANHNQNVGNRTQYPGHDGGSGSNNTSEALNMYTYKSPFARKNKVFEDEDNEQKNQRDEYQSELQRQVEEKKRRQEEEKRKQKEEEDREERRLAEQRERMQQEYEAEQRKQRDKEEEVKRKNEELKQLAEERRQEVERKKREEDEKHDQERRRQLDEEDRRRREEQQRQRVSSPPIPTLRKNEEEIHQPPPDSYRERPPPSPPVPAVRTRERAPAYQGPAKELLSPTPSTPGNPHDVIDQLSAMRAQLQSEQRRVQSQLDHAKFDSVPAPKPQPPPPRRELTGVDIFDMARNRSRVAVRRPVQTADTSADPRNLEDFNDLKHRKNTVSRQEFRSRYPDDPYTARGLEAQQYAMLQQQEEKLGKLRQGGLASEMPNMGPRDLGLQRGDDLSRKSLLDSESAFIDTNGIQSNSDLNGEATFPPDMVDERKGPTARERRRQQRKSPSPHLLEKDELSLGGDSYLEAQPGPSGTQPGNFGSLTSLDVDRVAAKNEERLRRLKTLQGDDQSIGDPDDILQRFMNQQKHNRPSSTTTLDTEAWLRPGTGNTSLLSKT; from the exons AATGACCAGGGCAGCCGCACGTATCCTCAGCGCCGGCGAGACACCAGCCCGCTGGGAAAGGAAACATATGATGACATCTTGAAACGGAAGCGGGAAGAAGAGGACAGATATCGTCGCTTGGATGATCCAGAGATGATCACAGACAGAAGAAG GGATGACAGACTTCGCGACCATCCCCTCAGAGCATCGAGAAGTGATGGCTTCCTGAACGAACCAGATGATCGTCGG CACAGATCAGAGTCAGGTTGGCTCAAAGGGCTAGGCCATGACAGGCTGAAGTGTGAGTTGTGTCAGCGCAGAGCCAGGCTTAGTGGAGAATGGGACCAG GATTACGACCGGAAGGTGAATCGTCTGGATGATGACTACGGTAGCAGGCACGTCCgtttcagggacagggatgaTTATGTAGATGAGGACAGACGTGACTGG AGTCGTAGCAGGGCAGGGAGGAGAAGAGACCTCAACTCAGCTGAAGGAGAGAG ACCATCAAGAGAAAAGGATGACAAGGACCGTGCCCACTCTGCGCCTCCTGAAGATGGCTTTGTCATTG AAAAAGCCCAACAATCTACATTCTTCACAGGGAATCAGGAGCGAGCGAGCGCTGTGCGCCGAAAGAAGGACGCTTACCGACAAGATCTCATGCGGCAAATGGCTGACAATGAAAGGGCTAGGAAAAA AGAGAAGAGTAGAGACATGAGGATTAATGCCAGTGGAGAGAATGACCCAGAGAAATTG ACAAGTGTTCCTGAGGAGGAG CCTGGTAGGATCCGGGATCTTCCACCCACTAACCGCCAACCCAACCGACAGAGAGGGCGGGACACTTCCCCGTATCGGCCGTACCACACCCTGGACGATGAACCTGAAGGTCGAGACAGGCGACAAGACAGACAGAGGACTCCTCCTTACAGACCTCAGCAGGCATTTGCCACACCACCACCTCAGCCACAGAGAG GCCTTGGTCCCCAGCCCATGGGGTATATGCAGCCAGGAGTAGTGCCTGCCAACCCCTACTTCATGGGAGCTCCCATGATTCCAGTGGCAGCCCCTCTTGGTCCGTACCGTACACCGTACGACGATGCCTACTACTACTATGGCATGAGACACCCGCTGGATCCTAACATAGGGGGCGCAG GTGGTCCAGTTCCTCCCACAGGTGGCCCAGTCCCTCCCCTGACTACCCTGGCAAATGGCCGTTCTGACTCTCTCCCTGTCCCATCCATCAATATACCAAACGTGTCACCACGGGGACCAGAGTTTACCAGGGAGGA TGCTGCAAGAAAGCGTACAGAGAGTCGTATTCAAGACATGGTTGCCGATGATGATACCAGGAAAAGCCAGGAGGCCATAGAAAAGCAGCGGCAGTATCAAGAAGACCTGAAGGAACAG ATGAGGCTGAGAGACCTcaagaaacagaaagaaagGGATGAGAAAGAGAG GATCAGGGGTAGAGATGGAAG ATATGACCGGAAGTTGGAAGCAGAAGCCCAGAACTATAACCCCTGGGGTAAGGGTGGCGGGGGGGCACCGCTCAGGAACAGTGATGGGAGGGTCGTAG CGGACCTGCGAAAGATGCACATTCAGAACGAGGAAGACCAGCTCAGTCCACGGAACGAGTACTCCGACAAACCGGTGGTCAATCTGGAGGTCAACATGGCCAGTCTGACTGAGCCACCCAGACAACCACCCATCAAGGAGTCACAAG ACCCCGATGCCATTACCCAGTTCCTGGCCAATCATAATCAGAATGTGGGTAACAGGACTCAGTACCCAGGACATGATGGCGGCAGTGGCAGCAACAATACCTCGGAAG CCCtcaacatgtacacatacaagtCACCGTTTGCCCGCAAGAACAAGGTGTTTGAAGATGAAGACAACGAACAGAAAAATCAGAGGGATGAGTACCAATCAGAACTTCAGAGACAG GTTGAAGAGAAGAAGCGTAGGCAGGAAGAAGAGAAGAGGAAGCAGAAGGAAGAAGAGGATAGGGAAGAGCGCCGCTTAGCTGAACAGCGGGAGAGGATGCAGCAGGAATATGAGGCAGAACAGAGGAAACAGAGAGACAAAGAGGAAGAG GTGAAGAGAAAGAATGAGGAGTTGAAGCAGCTGGCGGAGGAGAGAAGACAGGAGGTTGAGAGGAAGAAGAGGGAGGAGGATGAGAAACACGACCAGGAGAGAAGACGACAGCTGGATGAGGaggacaggaggaggagggaggagCAACAG AGACAACGAGTGTCATCTCCACCCATCCCTACTCTGAGGAAGAATGAAGAAGAAATCCACCAGCCACCACCAGACTCCTACAGG GAgagaccgcccccctccccacctgtacCCGCTGTCAGAACCAGGGAGAGAGCACCAG CTTACCAAGGACCAGCCAAGGAGCTTCTGTCCCCAACACCTTCCACTCCTG GAAACCCTCATGATGTGATTGACCAGCTATCTGCCATGAGAGCCCAGCTTCAGAGTGAGCAGAGGAGGGTACAGAGTCAACTGGACCATGCTAAG TTTGACAGTGTGCCAGCACCCAAACCACAGCCACCACCACC ACGTCGAGAGCTTACAGGTGTGGATATCTTTGACATGGCGCGGAACCGAAGCCGTGTTGCTGTCCGTAGGCCGGTCCAGACAGCAGACACCTCCGCTGATCCAAGGAACCTGGAAGACTTCAACGATCTCAAGCACAGAA AAAACACGGTATCCCGACAGGAGTTTCGATCCCGGTACCCCGATGACCCGTACACGGCCCGTGGCCTGGAGGCACAACAGTACGCCATGCTACAGCAACAAGAGGAGAAACTGGGTAAACTCAGGCAGG gTGGACTAGCCAGTGAGATGCCCAACATGGGTCCCCGTGACTTGGGTCTGCAGAGGGGGGATGATCTCAGCAGGAAGTCTTTATTGGACTCTGAGAGTGCCTTCATAG ATACCAATGGAATCCAATCAAATTCAGATCTGAATGGAGAGGCGACCTTCCCACCTGACATGGTAGATGAACGGAAGGGTCCAACTGCCAGGGAGAGGAGGAGGCAACAGCGCAAGTCACCCTCCCCACATCTG TTGGAGAAAGATGAGCTGAGTTTGGGAGGAGACTCCTACCTGGAGGCACAGCCAGGCCCGTCAGGCACCCAACCTGGCAACTTTGGCTCCCTAACCAGCCTGGATGTCGACAGGGTTGCAGCCAAAAATGAGGAAAGACTACGGAGGCTAAAGACCTTACAAG GTGATGACCAGTCTATTGGTGACCCAGACGACATCCTGCAGAGGTTCATGAATCAGCAGAAGCACAACCGGCCGTCCTCCACCACCACACTGGACACAGAGGCCTGGCTCAGGCCTGGCACTGGGAACACATCACTGCTGTCCAAAACATAA